From Paenibacillus polymyxa, the proteins below share one genomic window:
- a CDS encoding nitrate reductase subunit alpha translates to MKKKYSLNFFKPIESYSGNWSILEEKNREWENVYRQRWSHDKVIRTTHGVNCTGSCSWKVFVKNGIITWENQQIDYPSCGADMPEFEPRGCPRGASFSWYEYSPLRVKYPYMRGKLLRLWQAALKEHSNPVDAWASIVEDPEKAKLYKSARGKGGHVRVAWDDVLHLISAQLIYTIRKYGPDRIAGFTPIPAMSMISYASGARFISLLGGEMLSFYDWYADLPPASPQIWGEQTDVPESSDWYNAGYLIMWGSNVPLTRTPDAHFMTEVRYKGTKVVSVAPDLAENVKFADNWLAPNPGTDAAVAQAMTHVILDEFYQERQEPMFINYAKQYTDMPFMILLDPHEGAWKGGRFLRASDLGDASQHADWKPVIFDEVAGEMMVPNGTMGQRWEQDKKWNLILEREDGTKVEPALTVEGHDEQWEEIVFPYFDNTGNGTFKRVIPAKKVRLADGSERFVATVYDLMMSQYGVVRNDSPHNAKDYYDAASHYTPAWQEKITGVKASVVVQVAREFAQNAIDTQGRSMIIMGAGINHWFNSDTIYRSILNLVVLTASQGVNGGGWAHYVGQEKCRPIEGWSTIAFAKDWQGPARLQNATSFFYFATEQWRYEESGTDTLKSPTGGEVSYQHPADYNVLAARLGWMPSYPQFNKNSLLFAEEAAQLGKKSNEEIINHTVEEIKSRKTRFAIEDPGAAENFPRSLFIWRSNLISSSAKGQEYFMKHLLGASDALLARPNEDQKPEEIVWREDVEGKLDLMVALDFRMTTTPLYADVVLPAATWYEKTDLSSTDMHPFVHPFNPAVNPLWESRSDWDIYRQLSETFSNMAKEHLPGIYKDLVTAPLGHDSIGEIAQPMGLIKDWTKGEAEAVPGKTMPNFSIVERDYTKIHDKYVSLGPNLATGKTGAHGVSFSVADEYEELKKLNGVYYDESIKDGLPKIQTARQVADTILHLSSATNGRVSQKAYAEAEKDHGVKLMDISADRAAEKITFQSITAQPREVIPTPVFSGSNKQGRRYSPFTTNIERLVPFRTLTGRQHFYIDHEIFQQFGESLPIYKPTLPPMVFGTRDREIKGGQDSLVLRYLTPHGKWNIHSTYQDNQHMLTLFRGGPTVWINNEDAATHAIADNDWLEVYNRNGVVTARAVVSHRMPRGTMFMYHAQDKHIQVPGSEITDTRGGSHNAPTRIHLKPTQMVGGYAQLSYGFNYYGPIGNQRDVYVAVRKMKEVNWLED, encoded by the coding sequence ATGAAAAAGAAATACAGTCTCAACTTCTTCAAACCAATCGAGAGCTATTCCGGAAATTGGTCAATCCTTGAAGAAAAAAATAGAGAATGGGAAAACGTGTACCGCCAGCGTTGGTCTCATGACAAAGTGATTCGTACGACGCATGGTGTTAACTGTACCGGCTCCTGTAGCTGGAAGGTTTTTGTTAAGAATGGCATCATCACTTGGGAAAATCAGCAAATCGATTATCCCTCCTGCGGTGCAGACATGCCGGAATTTGAGCCGCGTGGATGCCCGCGTGGTGCTTCATTTTCCTGGTATGAATACAGCCCGTTACGTGTGAAATACCCATATATGCGCGGTAAGTTATTGCGACTATGGCAAGCTGCCCTCAAGGAGCATAGCAATCCGGTAGACGCATGGGCCAGCATTGTGGAAGACCCGGAGAAAGCCAAGCTCTACAAATCGGCTCGCGGCAAAGGCGGGCATGTTCGTGTGGCTTGGGATGATGTTCTACACCTGATTTCGGCGCAATTAATTTATACCATTCGTAAGTACGGTCCTGACCGGATCGCAGGCTTCACACCCATTCCAGCGATGTCAATGATAAGCTACGCCTCGGGAGCGCGGTTCATTTCATTGCTTGGTGGGGAAATGTTGAGCTTTTACGACTGGTATGCTGATCTTCCGCCTGCTTCTCCCCAAATTTGGGGTGAGCAAACGGACGTACCTGAATCCTCAGATTGGTACAACGCGGGCTACCTGATCATGTGGGGCTCGAATGTGCCGCTTACCCGGACGCCGGATGCCCACTTTATGACGGAAGTACGCTATAAAGGAACCAAGGTCGTATCCGTGGCTCCGGATTTGGCGGAAAATGTGAAGTTCGCTGACAACTGGCTTGCACCCAATCCGGGTACAGACGCCGCTGTGGCACAGGCGATGACCCATGTCATTCTGGATGAGTTCTACCAGGAACGTCAGGAACCCATGTTCATTAACTATGCCAAGCAATATACAGATATGCCATTCATGATTCTGCTTGATCCCCACGAAGGGGCCTGGAAAGGTGGACGTTTTCTGCGGGCGAGTGATCTGGGAGATGCTTCACAGCACGCAGACTGGAAACCGGTCATATTCGATGAAGTAGCAGGGGAAATGATGGTCCCGAACGGTACAATGGGACAGCGCTGGGAGCAGGATAAGAAATGGAATCTGATCCTGGAACGGGAAGATGGAACCAAGGTTGAGCCTGCGCTCACGGTGGAAGGTCATGACGAGCAATGGGAAGAAATCGTATTCCCTTATTTTGATAACACAGGTAACGGAACATTCAAACGTGTCATTCCGGCGAAAAAAGTACGTCTGGCTGATGGTTCAGAGCGCTTCGTAGCCACCGTATATGACTTGATGATGAGTCAGTATGGTGTCGTTCGCAATGATAGCCCTCATAATGCAAAGGATTATTACGATGCAGCTTCTCATTACACTCCTGCCTGGCAGGAGAAGATCACGGGAGTCAAGGCATCGGTCGTAGTGCAAGTTGCTCGCGAATTTGCTCAGAACGCTATCGACACTCAAGGACGTTCCATGATCATTATGGGGGCGGGGATCAATCACTGGTTCAACAGTGACACCATTTATCGCTCCATCTTGAACCTGGTCGTACTGACGGCTTCCCAAGGTGTTAACGGTGGAGGCTGGGCGCATTATGTAGGTCAAGAGAAGTGCCGTCCTATTGAAGGTTGGTCAACGATTGCCTTTGCCAAAGACTGGCAGGGACCGGCTCGGTTGCAAAATGCTACTTCGTTTTTCTATTTTGCAACAGAACAGTGGCGCTATGAAGAAAGCGGCACCGACACATTGAAATCGCCGACTGGGGGAGAGGTCAGTTACCAACATCCGGCGGACTACAATGTACTTGCTGCACGGTTGGGCTGGATGCCTTCTTACCCGCAGTTTAATAAAAACAGCCTGCTATTCGCCGAAGAGGCGGCGCAATTAGGCAAGAAGTCAAACGAGGAAATCATTAACCACACTGTGGAAGAGATTAAATCGCGTAAGACCCGTTTTGCTATTGAAGATCCAGGGGCAGCGGAGAACTTCCCGCGTTCGCTCTTTATTTGGCGGTCCAACCTCATTTCCAGCTCGGCCAAGGGACAGGAATATTTCATGAAGCATTTGCTCGGAGCCTCCGACGCGCTGCTTGCCCGGCCGAACGAAGATCAGAAGCCTGAGGAAATCGTCTGGCGGGAAGATGTGGAAGGAAAGCTTGATTTGATGGTCGCACTTGATTTCCGGATGACCACAACACCGTTGTACGCGGATGTCGTACTTCCGGCGGCAACCTGGTATGAGAAGACGGATTTGTCCTCGACAGACATGCATCCGTTCGTGCATCCATTTAATCCTGCGGTAAATCCGCTTTGGGAATCACGTTCGGACTGGGATATTTACCGTCAGTTGTCTGAAACCTTCTCGAACATGGCCAAAGAGCATCTACCGGGAATATATAAAGACCTTGTAACTGCACCGCTTGGGCATGACTCCATAGGCGAAATTGCGCAACCGATGGGTCTTATAAAGGACTGGACGAAAGGCGAGGCCGAAGCTGTGCCGGGTAAAACCATGCCTAATTTCAGCATCGTAGAACGCGATTATACCAAAATACATGATAAATACGTCTCGCTCGGTCCAAATTTGGCTACTGGAAAAACGGGCGCGCATGGCGTTAGCTTCTCGGTAGCGGATGAATATGAGGAATTGAAGAAGCTGAACGGGGTTTATTACGATGAGTCCATCAAAGATGGACTACCGAAGATCCAGACAGCTCGCCAAGTGGCTGATACGATTCTTCATCTTTCGTCTGCAACCAACGGTCGTGTCTCGCAAAAAGCCTACGCAGAGGCGGAAAAGGATCATGGTGTGAAGCTGATGGACATCTCAGCCGACCGTGCCGCCGAGAAAATCACGTTCCAAAGCATTACAGCGCAGCCGCGTGAAGTTATACCGACACCGGTATTCAGTGGCTCTAACAAACAGGGACGTCGCTACTCGCCATTTACCACGAATATTGAGCGTCTCGTTCCGTTCCGGACTTTGACAGGAAGACAGCATTTCTATATCGATCATGAAATCTTCCAGCAGTTTGGGGAGTCGCTGCCTATCTATAAACCGACTTTGCCACCGATGGTATTCGGCACGCGTGATCGGGAAATCAAGGGTGGTCAGGATTCACTTGTGCTTCGTTATCTGACTCCACACGGGAAATGGAATATTCACTCCACCTACCAGGATAATCAGCATATGCTTACGCTATTCCGCGGAGGTCCTACGGTATGGATCAATAACGAAGATGCAGCAACTCATGCTATTGCCGACAATGACTGGCTGGAGGTGTACAACCGTAACGGTGTCGTAACCGCCCGAGCAGTTGTCAGTCACCGGATGCCAAGAGGAACGATGTTTATGTACCATGCACAAGATAAGCACATTCAAGTGCCAGGCTCCGAAATCACGGATACACGCGGGGGCAGTCATAATGCGCCAACAAGAATTCATCTCAAACCGACCCAGATGGTTGGTGGATACGCTCAGCTTAGCTACGGATTCAACTATTACGGTCCGATCGGCAACCAGCGCGATGTGTACGTAGCGGTACGTAAAATGAAGGAGGTTAACTGGCTTGAAGATTAA
- a CDS encoding GAF domain-containing protein, producing the protein MNNKMDYQRELERIREHFGYDFMALALVEPAEYQYVIKWKNAAGNLNDRFKRIVLQSGKGIAGVVFKTGKSIFIPSVHQFVGADNLFNYPIVQSEKLKSLGAVPLWNDARVAGVLLGGFREEQLMTEAMMRDLETLAHRGIGELNGKEVI; encoded by the coding sequence ATGAATAATAAGATGGATTATCAAAGGGAGCTTGAGCGAATACGCGAACATTTCGGTTATGATTTTATGGCACTTGCTCTGGTTGAACCGGCCGAATATCAATACGTCATTAAATGGAAAAACGCCGCTGGCAATTTGAATGATCGATTTAAGCGGATTGTACTGCAATCTGGAAAGGGTATAGCAGGAGTCGTGTTTAAAACCGGGAAATCTATCTTTATTCCATCTGTTCATCAATTTGTTGGGGCAGACAACCTGTTTAACTATCCAATCGTTCAATCCGAGAAGCTCAAGAGTCTCGGCGCTGTACCCCTGTGGAATGATGCTCGCGTCGCGGGTGTACTGCTGGGTGGATTTCGAGAAGAACAGCTGATGACCGAAGCTATGATGCGTGATTTGGAAACCTTGGCACATAGGGGAATTGGAGAGTTGAACGGGAAGGAAGTGATCTGA
- the narI gene encoding respiratory nitrate reductase subunit gamma yields the protein MMMEQFLWVIFPYMCVVIFIVGHIFRYRTDQFNWTAKSSEFIEKKQLMIGSLLFHLGIIPVIFGHVSGLGIPKTWMHALGVNDHLYHIGAVYIGGIFGAMTFLGMLILTSRRFTIRNVRRLSTASDLIVNVLLLALVCMGMFATLVTNAVQPEFDYRETISIWFRGLFIFRVDPTLMRDVPISFKLHVLMGFAIFAFWPFTRLVHVWSVPLNYVRRSYILYRRHKSN from the coding sequence ATGATGATGGAGCAGTTTTTATGGGTCATTTTCCCTTATATGTGTGTGGTCATTTTTATCGTAGGCCATATCTTCCGCTATAGAACGGACCAATTCAATTGGACGGCAAAATCGAGCGAATTTATTGAAAAGAAACAATTGATGATCGGAAGCCTCTTATTCCACCTGGGGATCATTCCAGTTATTTTCGGTCATGTGTCTGGTCTGGGTATACCCAAAACCTGGATGCATGCACTGGGGGTAAACGATCATCTATATCACATTGGAGCGGTCTATATTGGTGGAATATTTGGAGCCATGACGTTCCTTGGGATGTTGATACTTACCTCTCGACGTTTTACAATTCGTAATGTGCGTCGTTTAAGTACAGCTTCTGATTTGATTGTAAACGTATTGCTGTTGGCGCTTGTGTGCATGGGGATGTTTGCCACACTCGTAACGAATGCGGTTCAGCCGGAATTTGATTATCGGGAGACTATCTCGATCTGGTTCCGCGGTTTGTTCATATTCCGTGTTGACCCTACACTGATGAGAGACGTACCGATCTCGTTCAAGCTTCATGTCCTTATGGGTTTTGCGATTTTTGCATTCTGGCCGTTTACCCGGCTTGTACATGTGTGGAGTGTTCCGTTGAATTATGTACGCAGAAGTTATATCCTTTACAGAAGACATAAATCAAACTAG
- the narJ gene encoding nitrate reductase molybdenum cofactor assembly chaperone: MINVAKLYEFKPSFGFFAQQLMYPEKLDFHPAFLEASFDPDHPAYTYAHKYWSLMQEFSMEEIQELYTETFDFQKNCALYMTYFKFEDAKERGQMLVKLKVLYEMYGLEMPDGELPDYLPLMCEFLYAAEWVQDAKTTENFRMPIAILEDGTYHLLKALEKMESPYFHLVKGLRETLKACVEQEAVTL, translated from the coding sequence GTGATTAATGTAGCGAAACTGTATGAATTCAAGCCTTCATTCGGGTTTTTCGCCCAACAACTCATGTACCCGGAAAAGCTGGATTTTCATCCGGCTTTTCTGGAAGCATCATTTGATCCGGATCATCCTGCGTATACGTATGCTCATAAGTACTGGTCTCTTATGCAAGAGTTTAGTATGGAAGAGATCCAGGAACTGTATACAGAAACCTTCGATTTTCAAAAAAATTGTGCACTATATATGACTTACTTCAAGTTTGAAGATGCAAAAGAAAGAGGACAAATGCTGGTCAAGTTAAAGGTTCTCTATGAAATGTATGGTCTTGAAATGCCAGATGGTGAGCTGCCGGATTATCTGCCGCTCATGTGTGAATTCCTGTATGCCGCCGAATGGGTACAGGATGCAAAGACGACAGAAAATTTCCGCATGCCGATCGCGATTTTGGAAGACGGCACTTATCATTTGCTTAAAGCGCTGGAAAAAATGGAAAGCCCGTATTTTCATCTGGTCAAGGGACTGCGCGAAACGCTTAAAGCTTGCGTAGAACAGGAGGCAGTCACGCTATGA
- the narH gene encoding nitrate reductase subunit beta, with product MKIKAQIAMVMNLDKCIGCHTCSVTCKTTWTNRKGAEYMWFNNVETKPGIGYPKRWEDQEQYKGGWQLRKGKLELKSGNKLSKIALGKIFYNPDMPEMKDYYEPWTYNYEHLTNAKEQKHSPVARAQSAVTGEKMDLNWGPNWEDDLAGTHVTGPLDPNIQKIEEEIKFNFEKSFMLYLPRLCEHCLNPSCVASCPSGAMYKRDEDGIVLVDQEACRGWRYCMTGCPYKKVYFNWQTNKAEKCTFCFPRVEAGLPTVCSETCTGRIRYLGVLLYDADKVQEAASKEDEKDLYKAQCDLFLDPSDPAVIAQAKKDGISQDWIEAAQNSPVYKLAIEYKLAFPLHPEYRTLPMVWYVPPLSPIMNYFEGKDSIENPDMIFPAIEEMRTPIQYLANMLTAGDTQTVKESLQRMAMMRSYMRAQSTGQSFDESRLERTGMTARQAEQMYRLLAIAKYEDRFVIPTSHKEGYSNPYRAQGAAGYGDTLGNMEGCGVGGAGCSGCSLASSTGMEEPSKSGKQMYEENFYGGIWRD from the coding sequence TTGAAGATTAAAGCTCAAATTGCCATGGTCATGAACCTGGATAAATGTATTGGCTGCCATACGTGCAGCGTGACGTGCAAAACAACTTGGACAAACCGCAAAGGTGCGGAATATATGTGGTTCAACAACGTGGAAACGAAGCCTGGTATTGGTTATCCAAAACGCTGGGAAGACCAGGAACAGTATAAGGGGGGCTGGCAGCTTCGCAAAGGGAAGCTTGAACTGAAGTCAGGGAACAAGCTGTCCAAGATAGCGCTCGGTAAAATTTTCTACAATCCCGATATGCCTGAAATGAAGGATTATTATGAACCCTGGACTTACAATTATGAACATTTGACCAACGCCAAAGAGCAGAAGCATTCTCCGGTAGCACGTGCACAATCTGCTGTAACAGGTGAAAAAATGGATCTGAATTGGGGACCAAACTGGGAGGATGATTTGGCAGGTACCCATGTGACAGGCCCTCTCGATCCCAATATTCAGAAAATTGAAGAAGAGATTAAATTCAATTTCGAGAAGTCGTTCATGCTGTATCTTCCTCGGCTTTGCGAACACTGTCTGAATCCAAGCTGTGTCGCATCCTGCCCTTCAGGTGCCATGTACAAACGGGACGAGGATGGCATCGTGCTTGTGGATCAGGAAGCATGTCGCGGCTGGAGATATTGCATGACGGGTTGTCCTTATAAGAAAGTGTACTTCAACTGGCAGACGAACAAAGCAGAGAAATGTACCTTCTGCTTCCCGCGCGTAGAAGCCGGGTTGCCGACCGTCTGCTCCGAGACGTGTACCGGACGAATTCGTTACCTTGGCGTTCTATTGTATGACGCGGATAAGGTGCAGGAGGCTGCTTCTAAAGAGGATGAGAAAGATCTGTATAAAGCACAGTGTGATTTGTTCTTGGACCCAAGTGATCCAGCGGTAATTGCGCAGGCAAAAAAAGATGGGATCTCGCAAGATTGGATTGAGGCTGCGCAGAACTCACCGGTCTACAAGCTTGCTATTGAGTATAAGCTGGCATTCCCGCTTCATCCGGAATACCGCACGCTGCCGATGGTCTGGTATGTACCACCACTTAGTCCGATCATGAATTACTTTGAAGGGAAAGACTCCATCGAGAATCCAGATATGATCTTTCCAGCTATCGAAGAAATGCGCACGCCTATTCAGTATCTTGCCAATATGTTGACGGCGGGCGACACCCAGACGGTGAAAGAATCGCTGCAGCGGATGGCTATGATGCGCTCCTATATGCGTGCCCAGTCCACAGGACAATCTTTCGATGAAAGCCGTCTGGAACGCACCGGCATGACAGCACGTCAGGCCGAGCAGATGTACCGGCTTCTGGCTATTGCCAAATACGAGGACCGTTTCGTTATTCCAACATCGCATAAAGAGGGTTATTCTAATCCATATCGCGCCCAAGGAGCTGCTGGTTACGGTGATACCTTAGGGAATATGGAAGGTTGTGGAGTTGGAGGAGCTGGCTGTAGCGGTTGTAGCCTGGCAAGCTCCACGGGAATGGAAGAGCCTTCGAAATCAGGCAAGCAAATGTATGAAGAAAACTTCTACGGGGGTATTTGGCGTGATTAA